Proteins found in one Acidobacteriota bacterium genomic segment:
- a CDS encoding DUF4097 family beta strand repeat protein, with product MPPRPGAAAPLWNDPLALVQPAAPAAPVSPTPPTRTAAAPRDQQQREREARREAQREAQRERDVRRDAERVHWSDGDTIVRAFTGGDGITLDLVNTLGDVVVVGGKGREGRLSVVRRVQGRGPDVQALLESLSVDVTSHANRVAVRTALPPRGTTPSNGRVRVRTDYEIALPAGTALDLRNVQGNVVLSNVAGDVHVVAMAGDVLGEALSRVRLLRSMSGDVALSRSTVAGEANLQSVSGNVTASGVKATSLTLGSVTGNVRVTGSSSDRASVSTISGNVEFDAIPRAAGRYEIKTHGGNIIVVVAPGRGGFEFEAATVKGDVRSDIPTEPAAPGRHYVRGSVGDASAFFDLSSFAGNIRVVRAGNEQK from the coding sequence GTGCCGCCACGTCCGGGGGCTGCCGCCCCGCTCTGGAACGACCCGCTGGCTCTCGTGCAGCCGGCGGCTCCTGCCGCACCTGTGTCACCGACACCGCCAACGCGCACGGCCGCCGCACCACGCGACCAGCAGCAGCGCGAACGCGAGGCCAGGCGTGAAGCGCAGCGCGAGGCGCAGCGCGAGCGCGACGTCAGACGCGACGCCGAACGCGTCCACTGGTCTGACGGCGATACGATCGTGCGCGCGTTCACGGGCGGCGACGGCATCACGCTGGACCTGGTCAACACGCTCGGCGACGTGGTGGTGGTGGGCGGCAAGGGACGCGAAGGACGCCTGTCGGTCGTGCGCCGCGTGCAGGGACGCGGGCCGGACGTCCAGGCGCTGCTCGAGTCCCTCTCGGTCGACGTGACCTCGCACGCCAATCGCGTGGCCGTGCGAACGGCGCTGCCGCCGCGCGGCACCACGCCGTCCAACGGGCGTGTCCGCGTACGGACCGACTACGAAATCGCGCTGCCGGCCGGCACGGCGCTGGACTTGCGCAACGTCCAGGGCAACGTCGTGCTGTCCAACGTCGCCGGCGACGTCCACGTGGTGGCGATGGCAGGCGACGTACTCGGCGAAGCGCTGTCGCGCGTCAGGCTGCTGCGCAGCATGTCCGGCGACGTGGCGCTGTCACGGAGCACCGTGGCGGGCGAAGCGAATCTGCAGTCGGTGAGCGGCAACGTCACGGCATCGGGGGTGAAGGCCACGTCCCTCACGCTCGGCTCGGTGACGGGGAACGTCCGCGTCACGGGTTCGTCGTCGGATCGCGCGTCGGTGAGCACGATCTCGGGCAACGTGGAGTTCGACGCGATCCCGCGTGCAGCCGGCCGCTACGAAATCAAGACCCACGGCGGCAACATCATCGTCGTCGTGGCGCCCGGACGCGGGGGGTTCGAATTCGAAGCCGCCACCGTCAAGGGTGACGTCAGGAGCGACATCCCCACCGAGCCGGCTGCTCCCGGCCGTCACTACGTCCGCGGCAGCGTCGGCGACGCCTCGGCTTTCTTCGACCTCAGTTCCTTTGCCGGCAACATCCGCGTGGTCAGAGCGGGGAACGAACAGAAGTAG
- a CDS encoding anti-sigma factor encodes MNCQDARQAIDAQMIGALGRDEVAALDVHLTTCVDCAQLMADARRLQAELRLIGTEGPSPQSWDRIAAQLTADPAFQRAAPATPEHDARSRGLAWRWLAMAAMLVLIVAGSLLVLRHSLGTTPADTGMARSSGDSPADLVTSIEGELDLAARHYENAIAGLERIANESESPLDPAMMATLRRSLAVIDSAIDESRQALRTDPQSQLAQQSLFDAFRRKVALLQDTIALMNEMRKGNPAGATAIASGLNKG; translated from the coding sequence GTGAACTGCCAGGACGCCAGGCAGGCGATAGACGCACAGATGATCGGGGCGCTTGGCCGCGACGAGGTCGCGGCGCTCGACGTGCACCTCACCACGTGCGTCGACTGCGCGCAGCTCATGGCCGACGCCCGGCGACTCCAGGCGGAACTGCGCCTCATCGGCACCGAAGGTCCCTCACCTCAGTCATGGGATCGCATTGCGGCGCAGCTCACCGCGGATCCGGCATTCCAGCGCGCGGCACCGGCGACACCCGAGCACGACGCGAGATCCAGGGGACTCGCGTGGCGCTGGCTGGCCATGGCCGCCATGCTCGTGCTCATCGTCGCCGGCTCGTTGCTGGTGCTGCGGCATTCGCTCGGGACGACACCTGCCGACACGGGGATGGCACGTTCGAGCGGCGATTCGCCGGCCGATCTCGTGACGTCGATCGAAGGCGAGCTCGATCTGGCCGCACGGCACTACGAGAACGCGATCGCGGGCCTCGAACGCATCGCCAACGAGAGCGAGTCGCCACTCGATCCGGCGATGATGGCGACGCTGCGCCGGAGTCTTGCCGTGATCGACAGCGCGATCGACGAGAGCCGACAGGCGTTGCGCACCGATCCGCAGAGCCAACTGGCGCAGCAGAGCCTGTTCGATGCCTTCCGCCGCAAGGTGGCGTTGCTGCAGGACACGATTGCGCTGATGAACGAGATGCGCAAAGGCAACCCGGCCGGCGCAACGGCCATTGCCTCGGGGTTGAACAAGGGATGA
- a CDS encoding RNA polymerase sigma factor, protein MRLAARCRAGDLAAFEEIHRVHSVRLYAVAYRMLGQAEDAEDMLQEIFLLAFRKMTSFKGDSSLGTWLYRLGVNACLDRLRSKARRNDQQTDWLNDDLPPVAATTHTATGVLDRLELERALKTLPPGCRAAFLLHDVEGFEHREIASMLGIAEGTSKSQVHKARARLRGLLGRARVGGARQ, encoded by the coding sequence ATGCGGCTCGCCGCTCGATGCCGCGCGGGGGACCTGGCGGCATTCGAGGAGATCCATCGGGTCCACAGCGTCAGGCTGTATGCCGTCGCCTATCGCATGCTCGGGCAGGCGGAGGACGCCGAGGACATGCTGCAGGAGATCTTCCTGCTCGCCTTTCGCAAGATGACGTCGTTCAAGGGCGACTCGTCGCTCGGCACGTGGCTGTACCGGCTTGGCGTCAACGCCTGTCTCGACCGCCTGCGCAGCAAGGCACGGCGCAACGACCAGCAGACCGACTGGCTGAACGACGACCTGCCGCCCGTCGCGGCCACGACGCACACGGCCACCGGCGTGCTGGATCGACTCGAGCTCGAGCGTGCGTTGAAGACGCTCCCTCCGGGCTGTCGGGCCGCCTTCCTGCTGCACGACGTGGAGGGCTTCGAGCATCGGGAGATCGCATCGATGCTGGGCATTGCAGAAGGCACGTCGAAGTCGCAGGTCCACAAGGCGCGCGCGCGCCTCCGGGGCCTGCTCGGCCGCGCGCGCGTGGGAGGAGCACGTCAGTGA
- a CDS encoding MGMT family protein: MTHQSRPSSFADRVYAVVRAIPSGRVATYGDVAEAAGRPGAARAVGTLMATSGPRRLPAHRVVAAGGALGGYGGHQSEKAALLRAEGVVVVGRRIREFAKVRMGPATCRPVLPSKSQ; encoded by the coding sequence GTGACGCATCAGTCGCGCCCCTCGTCGTTCGCCGACCGCGTGTATGCCGTTGTGCGGGCCATCCCCTCCGGACGCGTGGCGACGTACGGCGATGTGGCCGAGGCGGCAGGACGTCCGGGCGCCGCACGTGCGGTGGGCACGCTGATGGCCACGAGCGGCCCGCGCCGGCTGCCGGCCCACCGCGTGGTGGCTGCGGGCGGTGCGCTCGGCGGTTACGGCGGCCACCAGTCGGAGAAGGCCGCTCTCCTCCGTGCCGAGGGGGTCGTCGTCGTCGGCCGCCGCATCCGCGAGTTCGCCAAGGTGAGAATGGGGCCGGCAACCTGTCGGCCCGTCCTGCCGTCAAAGAGCCAGTGA
- a CDS encoding S8 family serine peptidase, with protein MSPRARRWRRRVARPISATIAGLTAMAALGLVISAQGPTVTRRPRVDLAEGLREAARLGVDHVPGRVLVKFREGIPTQAQTSAVTMALPGLPTQVRAGDAWTDFSYVDVPLDVDVRAAAAALAARPEVAFAEPDVLHRPRRTPTDPSYSRQWHMRAINAERAWDINDGAPNVIVAVVDTGVAMVNDVLRFPRFYQGRYQIVEVPFARSTDIASDDRIVSPYDFTYDDDMPYDMDGHGTHVAGTIGQAMNSESGVGVAYRARLMPLKVCFSEWEVLFAFAADGVSTVPPLFEGGACFASEEARAIRYAADNGAKVINVSIGGTQPAATTQSALQYAVSRGVFVTLAGGNGYEDGNRPEYPASYARDIEGVMAVGAVGQDLSRAYYSNTADYIEIAAPGGNRRAGGTAALVWQQTYRASAMGVFQLAPRFDLLEDDGYQGTSMAAPHVAGLGALLYSQGVRNPAAIEAAIKRFATDRGASGRDDEYGHGLIDARATLRGLGIAR; from the coding sequence GTGAGCCCTCGCGCACGACGGTGGCGCCGACGCGTTGCACGTCCCATCTCCGCGACGATCGCGGGGCTCACCGCGATGGCCGCCCTCGGCCTCGTGATCTCGGCGCAGGGTCCCACGGTCACGCGACGTCCGCGCGTGGACCTCGCCGAGGGTCTGCGCGAGGCGGCCCGCCTCGGCGTGGACCACGTGCCCGGCCGCGTGCTCGTCAAGTTCCGTGAAGGCATCCCCACGCAGGCGCAGACGTCGGCCGTGACGATGGCGCTGCCAGGACTGCCCACGCAGGTCCGCGCGGGCGACGCGTGGACGGACTTCTCGTACGTGGACGTGCCGCTCGACGTCGACGTGCGCGCGGCGGCCGCGGCACTGGCCGCCCGGCCCGAAGTGGCGTTTGCCGAGCCCGACGTGCTGCATCGCCCGCGGCGTACGCCGACAGATCCGTCGTACTCGCGCCAGTGGCACATGCGCGCGATCAATGCGGAACGCGCGTGGGACATCAACGACGGCGCCCCGAACGTGATCGTGGCCGTCGTGGACACGGGCGTCGCGATGGTCAACGACGTGTTGCGATTCCCGCGCTTCTACCAGGGCCGTTACCAGATCGTCGAGGTCCCCTTCGCGCGCAGCACCGACATCGCGTCTGACGACAGGATCGTGTCGCCGTACGATTTCACCTACGACGACGACATGCCGTACGACATGGACGGGCACGGCACGCACGTGGCGGGAACGATCGGCCAGGCGATGAACAGCGAGAGTGGCGTGGGCGTGGCGTACAGGGCGCGCCTGATGCCGCTCAAGGTGTGCTTCAGCGAATGGGAGGTGCTGTTTGCCTTCGCCGCCGATGGCGTGTCCACCGTGCCGCCGCTGTTCGAGGGCGGGGCGTGCTTCGCCTCCGAAGAAGCGCGAGCCATCAGGTATGCCGCCGACAACGGCGCGAAGGTGATCAACGTCAGCATCGGCGGCACCCAGCCGGCGGCGACGACGCAGAGTGCGCTGCAGTACGCAGTGTCGCGCGGCGTGTTCGTCACGCTCGCCGGCGGCAACGGGTACGAAGACGGCAACAGGCCGGAGTATCCCGCGTCCTACGCGCGCGACATCGAGGGTGTGATGGCCGTAGGCGCCGTGGGGCAGGACCTCTCCCGCGCCTACTACTCCAACACCGCCGACTACATCGAGATCGCCGCGCCTGGCGGCAACAGGCGCGCCGGCGGCACCGCGGCGCTCGTGTGGCAGCAGACCTACAGGGCTTCGGCCATGGGCGTCTTCCAGCTCGCGCCACGCTTCGATCTGCTCGAAGACGATGGGTATCAGGGCACGTCGATGGCGGCACCGCACGTTGCAGGACTCGGCGCACTGCTGTACTCGCAGGGCGTTCGCAATCCCGCCGCGATCGAAGCCGCGATCAAGCGGTTCGCCACCGATCGCGGCGCCTCCGGACGCGACGACGAGTATGGCCACGGCCTCATCGACGCGCGCGCCACGCTGCGCGGACTGGGGATTGCGCGATGA